In Gossypium arboreum isolate Shixiya-1 chromosome 6, ASM2569848v2, whole genome shotgun sequence, the following are encoded in one genomic region:
- the LOC108486508 gene encoding protein PHYTOCHROME-DEPENDENT LATE-FLOWERING-like isoform X2, which produces MGVSFKVSKTGTRFKPKPCLQLEASVDVVPDNSEKSSWPRKLQGNVIEGVEHVPEVSQPFVSDEVLCVPKDHEISFTLNLYPDGYCIGKPPEDALNQATLQGAPKLHPYDRSSETLFLGLS; this is translated from the exons atgggTGTTTCGTTTAAGGTTTCAAAAACCGGTACTAGGTTCAAGCCGAAGCCTTGTCTTCAATTGGAGGCTTCGGTTGATGTTGTCCCTGACAATTCTGAAAAGAGCTCATGGCCTAGAAAGCTCCAG GGTAATGTCATTGAAGGCGTTGAGCATGTTCCTGAGGTGTCTCAACCATTTGTTTCTGATGAAGTGCTTTGTGTTCCTAAAG ACCATGAAATTTCATTCACCTTGAATCTTTATCCAGATGGATATTGTATTGGAAAACCACCAGAG GATGCTTTGAATCAGGCTACTCTTCAGGGTGCTCCAAAGTTGCATCCATATGATAGGTCATCTGAAACTCTCTTCTTA GGTCTCTCATAA
- the LOC108486508 gene encoding protein PHYTOCHROME-DEPENDENT LATE-FLOWERING-like isoform X1 codes for MGVSFKVSKTGTRFKPKPCLQLEASVDVVPDNSEKSSWPRKLQGNVIEGVEHVPEVSQPFVSDEVLCVPKDHEISFTLNLYPDGYCIGKPPEDALNQATLQGAPKLHPYDRSSETLFLAVQPFSRG; via the exons atgggTGTTTCGTTTAAGGTTTCAAAAACCGGTACTAGGTTCAAGCCGAAGCCTTGTCTTCAATTGGAGGCTTCGGTTGATGTTGTCCCTGACAATTCTGAAAAGAGCTCATGGCCTAGAAAGCTCCAG GGTAATGTCATTGAAGGCGTTGAGCATGTTCCTGAGGTGTCTCAACCATTTGTTTCTGATGAAGTGCTTTGTGTTCCTAAAG ACCATGAAATTTCATTCACCTTGAATCTTTATCCAGATGGATATTGTATTGGAAAACCACCAGAG GATGCTTTGAATCAGGCTACTCTTCAGGGTGCTCCAAAGTTGCATCCATATGATAGGTCATCTGAAACTCTCTTCTTA